One genomic region from Amycolatopsis sp. FBCC-B4732 encodes:
- a CDS encoding bifunctional glycosyltransferase family 2/GtrA family protein, translated as MTATAPAPRPGTVPVDLAGPQPVLDVVIPVYNEEADLEPCIRRLHAHLAEHVSYPYRITVADNASTDATLQVAERLAREFPEVAVHHLDEKGRGRALNAVWRASDAAVLAYMDVDLSTDLAALGPLVAPLLSGHSDLAIGSRLARGARVVRGPKREFISRCYNLILRSTLAAKFSDAQCGFKAIRADVAHELLPHVVDTGWFFDTELLVLAQRAGLRIHEVPVDWVDDPDSSVNIVKTATEDLKGIARVTKATFTGEIPISKLREQLGRQPIGVDAPGVPPRLVTQLVRFAAIGVSSTLAYLVLFLVLRTVVGAQAANFASLLVTAIGNTALNRRLTFGIRGRTGAGRHQFEGLIVFGLGLALTSGALALLNGSTTPGLVLEITVLVLANLAATVLRFLLLRGWVFNPRRQAAAQKEF; from the coding sequence ATGACAGCCACCGCCCCCGCACCGCGGCCCGGGACCGTGCCGGTCGATCTGGCCGGTCCGCAGCCCGTTCTCGACGTCGTCATCCCGGTCTACAACGAAGAGGCCGACCTCGAACCGTGCATCCGACGGTTGCACGCGCACCTGGCCGAACACGTCTCCTACCCGTACCGGATCACCGTCGCCGACAACGCGAGCACCGACGCGACGCTGCAGGTGGCCGAACGACTGGCCCGCGAGTTCCCCGAGGTGGCCGTCCACCACCTCGACGAGAAGGGCCGCGGCCGCGCGCTCAACGCCGTCTGGCGGGCTTCCGACGCCGCTGTCCTCGCCTACATGGACGTCGACCTCTCCACCGATCTCGCCGCGCTCGGGCCGCTCGTCGCGCCCCTGCTCTCCGGGCACTCGGACCTCGCCATCGGCAGCAGGCTCGCCCGGGGGGCGCGAGTGGTGCGCGGGCCGAAGCGCGAGTTCATTTCCCGCTGCTACAACCTGATCCTCCGCTCGACGCTGGCCGCGAAGTTCAGCGACGCGCAGTGCGGGTTCAAGGCGATCCGCGCCGACGTCGCCCACGAGCTGCTGCCGCACGTCGTCGACACCGGCTGGTTCTTCGACACCGAGCTGCTCGTCCTGGCGCAGCGCGCCGGGCTGCGGATCCACGAGGTGCCGGTCGACTGGGTCGACGACCCGGACTCGTCGGTCAACATCGTCAAGACCGCCACCGAGGACCTCAAGGGCATCGCCCGCGTCACGAAGGCCACCTTCACCGGCGAGATCCCGATCAGCAAGCTGCGCGAGCAACTCGGCCGCCAGCCGATCGGCGTCGACGCGCCCGGCGTGCCGCCACGGCTGGTGACGCAGCTCGTGCGGTTCGCCGCGATCGGCGTCAGCAGCACGCTCGCCTACCTCGTGCTGTTCCTGGTGCTGCGGACCGTCGTCGGCGCGCAGGCCGCGAACTTCGCCTCGCTGCTGGTGACGGCGATCGGCAACACCGCGCTGAACCGGCGCCTCACGTTCGGCATCCGCGGCCGCACCGGCGCCGGGCGCCACCAGTTCGAAGGGCTGATCGTGTTCGGCTTGGGCCTGGCGCTGACGAGCGGGGCGCTGGCCCTGCTCAACGGCTCCACCACACCCGGCCTCGTCCTGGAGATCACCGTGCTCGTGCTGGCGAACCTCGCCGCCACGGTGCTCCGCTTCCTGCTCCTGCGCGGCTGGGTCTTCAACCCGCGCCGCCAGGCCGCCGCCCAGAAGGAGTTCTGA